One genomic window of Roseobacter ponti includes the following:
- a CDS encoding EF-hand domain-containing protein, producing the protein MKHKVFIALIVGASISLAAGVAMAKDHRAQGAAFETLDTDGDGRITRAEAEAMAAGRMAAADTDGDGALSLAEIEARGAERAKERAARMMERLDADNDGRLTAEEMRAGKRAGRMFDRADADGDGVITKAEFDEAREKMRRRHGRDAG; encoded by the coding sequence ATGAAACACAAAGTATTTATCGCACTGATCGTTGGTGCAAGCATATCGCTTGCCGCAGGGGTGGCCATGGCAAAAGATCACCGTGCTCAGGGTGCCGCATTTGAGACGCTGGACACCGACGGTGACGGCCGGATCACCCGTGCTGAAGCCGAAGCGATGGCCGCGGGCCGGATGGCTGCAGCTGACACGGATGGTGACGGGGCCCTCAGCCTCGCTGAGATCGAAGCACGCGGTGCGGAGCGGGCAAAAGAGCGCGCCGCCCGCATGATGGAGCGTCTCGACGCGGATAATGACGGCAGGCTCACCGCTGAAGAGATGCGCGCCGGCAAACGTGCGGGCCGGATGTTTGACCGTGCCGATGCCGACGGTGACGGGGTCATCACAAAGGCAGAGTTTGACGAGGCCCGCGAAAAGATGCGCCGCCGTCATGGTCGCGACGCCGGTTGA
- a CDS encoding DUF983 domain-containing protein: MLRGWKRRCPHCGNGPLLKSYLKVNDSCPVCREELYHHRADDGPAYLTILFVGHLMAPLLHLAFVTWRPDPLVLFSFFAVGCVALSLYLLPRLKGAMVGYQWARGMGGFGNTA, translated from the coding sequence ATGCTGCGCGGCTGGAAGCGCCGGTGCCCGCATTGCGGAAACGGACCGCTGCTGAAATCTTATCTGAAGGTCAATGACAGCTGCCCGGTGTGCCGCGAAGAACTCTATCACCATCGCGCCGATGACGGCCCCGCCTATCTGACCATTCTCTTTGTCGGCCATCTGATGGCCCCGCTGCTGCATCTTGCATTTGTGACATGGCGGCCCGATCCGCTTGTGCTGTTTTCGTTCTTTGCGGTTGGCTGCGTGGCTCTCTCTCTGTACCTTCTGCCGAGACTCAAGGGTGCCATGGTGGGCTACCAGTGGGCCCGCGGCATGGGAGGCTTCGGCAATACTGCCTGA
- a CDS encoding NUDIX hydrolase, whose translation MSAPSAEDKTSIRNAATVIVLRDRLSNPRILMGQRGAQAAFMPNKFVFPGGAVDTGDAQVPLAAPLPDLCAERLSEDAARGVAGALAAAAIRELWEETGLVLGHPGSWPGDVPPDWQSFAATGHVPDASALQFVFRALTPPGRPRRFDARFFLVDAEALHSDPDDFSAASDELSHLQWVPLARARAFDMPFITEVVLAEIEARVRDTNPPSSVPFFKNSDEESLFLRLRGYRMTE comes from the coding sequence ATGTCCGCGCCGAGCGCCGAAGATAAAACCAGCATCCGGAACGCCGCCACAGTCATCGTGCTGCGCGACAGGCTGAGCAACCCGCGCATTCTGATGGGCCAGCGCGGGGCACAGGCGGCATTCATGCCCAACAAATTCGTTTTTCCTGGTGGCGCTGTGGATACCGGCGACGCGCAGGTGCCGCTGGCAGCGCCCCTGCCCGACCTCTGTGCAGAACGGTTGTCAGAGGATGCAGCCCGGGGGGTTGCCGGGGCGCTGGCCGCGGCTGCCATCCGCGAGCTCTGGGAAGAGACCGGTCTGGTGCTGGGCCATCCGGGATCCTGGCCCGGAGATGTGCCGCCCGACTGGCAGAGCTTTGCGGCCACAGGCCATGTGCCGGATGCTTCCGCTTTGCAGTTCGTATTCCGCGCTCTGACGCCTCCCGGGCGGCCCCGGCGCTTTGATGCGCGCTTCTTTCTGGTGGATGCAGAAGCCCTGCACTCGGATCCGGATGATTTTTCAGCAGCCTCTGATGAGCTCAGCCATCTGCAATGGGTGCCGCTTGCCCGGGCGCGCGCATTTGACATGCCCTTTATCACCGAAGTGGTTCTGGCCGAGATCGAAGCGCGGGTCCGCGACACAAATCCCCCGTCGTCGGTGCCGTTCTTCAAAAACAGTGATGAAGAAAGCCTGTTTCTGCGCCTGCGTGGTTACCGGATGACGGAGTAA
- a CDS encoding DMT family transporter, giving the protein MTGISTDLWVLASLAAAGFQTLRFMLQKVLSTAVLSPTGATFARFFYSAPVIAVLVAFYVAGTGQALPATGLLFWGWALTGALAQVTATIFVVTLFKSRNFAVGVTLMKTEVILSVIIGLVLLGEGVSLAAFGAIALGLVGVLLLSTPPQIAGGPRMGMFNRGIALGLGSGVLFAVSAVCYRGASLELQTSDPLLRAGLTLAAVTGAQMTGMALWLWLRDAPQIAAVWRARRVAGWIGVTSMAGSFCWFLAFTLQTAAYVKAVGQVELVLSLLASRLFFGERSTWRELAGMAVICGSVISLVLVI; this is encoded by the coding sequence ATGACCGGTATTTCCACAGATCTCTGGGTACTCGCCTCGCTGGCCGCAGCGGGGTTCCAGACCCTGCGGTTTATGCTGCAAAAAGTGCTCTCTACGGCCGTTCTGAGCCCAACAGGTGCCACGTTCGCGCGGTTTTTCTATTCCGCGCCGGTGATTGCGGTTCTTGTGGCGTTCTATGTGGCGGGCACGGGGCAGGCGCTGCCCGCCACGGGGCTGCTGTTCTGGGGGTGGGCGCTGACCGGTGCGCTGGCGCAGGTCACGGCCACCATCTTTGTCGTCACGCTCTTTAAATCGCGCAATTTCGCCGTGGGTGTAACGCTGATGAAAACCGAAGTGATCCTGTCGGTGATCATCGGTCTTGTGCTGCTGGGTGAGGGTGTGAGCCTTGCGGCCTTCGGGGCAATCGCGCTGGGGCTTGTCGGCGTACTGCTGCTCTCGACACCGCCGCAGATTGCGGGCGGGCCGCGTATGGGGATGTTCAACCGTGGCATTGCGCTGGGGCTGGGGTCGGGCGTGCTCTTTGCGGTGTCGGCCGTGTGCTATCGCGGCGCTTCGCTTGAACTGCAGACCTCTGATCCGCTGCTGCGCGCGGGGCTGACGCTTGCGGCTGTGACAGGCGCACAGATGACCGGCATGGCGCTCTGGCTCTGGCTGCGCGACGCACCTCAGATCGCCGCCGTCTGGCGCGCCCGCCGCGTGGCCGGCTGGATCGGCGTGACCTCGATGGCCGGTTCGTTCTGCTGGTTTCTCGCCTTCACCCTGCAGACCGCAGCCTATGTCAAAGCGGTGGGTCAGGTTGAGCTTGTGCTCAGCCTGCTGGCCTCACGGCTCTTTTTCGGTGAGCGCAGCACATGGCGCGAACTGGCGGGCATGGCGGTGATCTGTGGTTCCGTCATCAGCCTCGTTCTTGTGATCTGA
- a CDS encoding SDR family oxidoreductase, protein MKPALITAGASGIGLAMAQAFERAGYHVHVTDIDAAALGACPAQWGRHQVDVTDEAQMAEVIGAIGAPDVLCANAGIAGPTALVEDIALSDWRACVSVNLEGAFLTASKAVPAMKAAGRGAIIFTSSTAGIYGYPNRAPYAAAKWAVIGLMKTLAMELGPFGIRANAICPGSVEGDRMEGVLAREAAIKGMTRDQVFAGYAAGTSMRRFITAEEIADMAVFLGSDAARSVSGQVIAVDGHTENPDPKL, encoded by the coding sequence GTGAAACCTGCGCTGATCACGGCAGGGGCATCGGGCATCGGCCTTGCCATGGCGCAGGCGTTTGAGCGCGCGGGGTATCACGTACATGTCACCGATATCGATGCCGCAGCCCTCGGGGCCTGTCCGGCACAGTGGGGGCGGCACCAGGTCGATGTCACCGATGAGGCGCAGATGGCGGAGGTGATCGGTGCCATCGGCGCGCCGGATGTGCTCTGCGCCAACGCCGGCATTGCCGGTCCGACGGCGCTGGTGGAAGATATCGCGCTGAGCGACTGGCGCGCCTGTGTGTCGGTAAACCTCGAAGGTGCGTTTCTGACCGCATCAAAAGCGGTGCCCGCGATGAAGGCAGCAGGACGCGGCGCGATCATCTTCACATCGTCGACTGCCGGCATTTACGGCTATCCCAACCGCGCGCCTTACGCGGCGGCCAAATGGGCGGTGATCGGCCTGATGAAAACGCTGGCGATGGAACTTGGCCCTTTTGGCATCCGCGCCAATGCGATCTGTCCCGGGTCCGTGGAAGGTGACCGCATGGAAGGCGTGCTGGCCCGCGAGGCGGCGATCAAGGGCATGACCCGTGATCAGGTCTTTGCCGGATATGCCGCTGGCACCTCCATGCGCCGCTTCATCACCGCAGAGGAAATCGCGGATATGGCGGTCTTTCTGGGCTCGGACGCAGCGCGCAGTGTCTCGGGCCAGGTCATTGCGGTGGACGGGCACACGGAAAACCCTGATCCGAAGCTCTGA
- a CDS encoding carnitine 3-dehydrogenase: MTKTAAVIGGGVIGGGWAARFLLNGWDVRVSDPDPDAERKISQVLENARRSLPGLSDAVLPPEGHLSFAASLEEAVEGAAWVQESVPERLDIKHAVYARIEAVTGGEVIIGSSTSGFRPSQLVEGAAHPGAIMVCHPFNPVYLLPLVELVPAPQASLAQIDEARGVIEALGMYPLHLKKEIDAHVADRFLEAVWREALWLVKDGIATTQEIDDAIRYGFGIRWAQMGLFETYRVAGGEAGMKHFMAQFGPALKWPWTRLMDVPEFNDELVNLISDQSDAQSGAHSIRELERIRDNNLVAMLRALKAQDQAAGALLNAHEKTVRAGTILSARAADITRPALPVVTLHRAVPLDWTDYNGHMTESRYLDAFAQSTDRFMEVIGCDAEYIAAGGSYFTAETHIRHLGEVNAGDVISVRTRVLQGGGKKMHLWHEMYLGEDLVATGEHFLLHVSLETRKPVDAGAAVDAALRRFADAQAGLPRPEGAGRGIGAPR, encoded by the coding sequence ATGACGAAAACGGCAGCGGTGATCGGCGGTGGCGTGATCGGTGGCGGCTGGGCCGCCCGCTTTCTGCTCAATGGCTGGGATGTGCGGGTGTCAGACCCGGACCCGGATGCGGAGCGCAAAATCTCACAGGTTCTGGAAAATGCACGCCGGTCATTGCCGGGGCTGAGCGATGCTGTGCTGCCGCCTGAAGGGCATCTGAGTTTCGCCGCGTCACTCGAAGAAGCTGTCGAAGGGGCCGCCTGGGTGCAGGAAAGCGTGCCCGAAAGGCTCGATATCAAACACGCGGTTTATGCGCGGATCGAGGCCGTTACCGGCGGCGAGGTGATCATCGGCTCGTCGACGTCAGGGTTCAGACCCTCGCAGCTGGTGGAAGGTGCGGCGCATCCCGGCGCGATCATGGTCTGCCATCCCTTCAATCCGGTGTATCTTCTGCCGCTGGTTGAGCTGGTGCCAGCCCCGCAGGCCTCGCTCGCGCAGATCGATGAGGCCCGAGGGGTGATCGAAGCCCTTGGCATGTACCCGCTGCATCTGAAAAAAGAGATAGACGCCCATGTGGCCGACCGGTTCTTAGAGGCGGTCTGGCGCGAGGCGCTCTGGCTGGTCAAAGACGGCATTGCCACCACGCAGGAGATCGATGACGCGATCCGCTACGGGTTCGGCATCCGCTGGGCGCAGATGGGGCTTTTCGAGACCTACCGCGTGGCCGGGGGCGAGGCAGGTATGAAGCATTTCATGGCCCAGTTCGGCCCGGCACTCAAATGGCCCTGGACCAGGCTGATGGATGTACCGGAATTCAACGACGAGCTCGTCAACCTCATTTCGGATCAGTCGGATGCGCAGTCCGGCGCGCACAGCATCCGCGAGCTGGAGCGCATCCGCGACAACAATCTGGTGGCAATGCTGCGCGCGCTCAAAGCGCAGGACCAGGCGGCGGGGGCGCTGCTGAACGCGCATGAAAAAACGGTCCGGGCCGGCACCATCCTCAGTGCGCGCGCGGCGGATATCACCAGGCCCGCTCTGCCGGTGGTGACCCTGCACCGCGCCGTGCCTCTCGACTGGACCGATTACAACGGCCACATGACCGAGAGCCGCTATCTTGATGCTTTTGCGCAGTCCACGGACCGCTTTATGGAAGTAATAGGCTGTGACGCGGAGTACATCGCGGCGGGGGGCAGCTATTTCACCGCCGAGACCCATATCCGGCATCTCGGAGAGGTCAATGCCGGCGATGTGATCAGCGTGCGCACGCGGGTGCTGCAGGGTGGCGGCAAGAAAATGCACCTCTGGCATGAAATGTATCTGGGTGAAGATCTCGTTGCCACAGGTGAGCACTTTCTGCTGCATGTGAGCCTTGAGACCCGCAAACCTGTCGATGCAGGCGCGGCGGTCGACGCCGCCCTGCGCCGGTTTGCCGATGCTCAGGCCGGACTGCCACGGCCCGAAGGGGCCGGTCGCGGCATCGGTGCGCCGCGGTGA
- a CDS encoding 3-keto-5-aminohexanoate cleavage protein, translating into MPLTMNKDVFITCAVTGSGGTQGRSPHVPRSPQQIADSAIAAAKAGAAVVHCHVRDPDSGAPSRDLAYYREVTDRIRDADVDIVLNLTAGMGGDMVFGNTESPLPLQEAGTDMIGASERVAHITACLPEICTLDCGTMNFAESDYVMTNTPGMLTAMGSMMTKLGVKPEIEAFDTGHLWYAKQLVADGVLESPALVQLCMGVPWGAPDDLNTFMAMVNNVPDDWVFSAFGLGRHQMAYVAAAVLAGGNVRVGLEDNLWLEKGVLAENWQLVERAGTIIENMGARVIGAAAVREKLGLTKRAPAA; encoded by the coding sequence ATGCCGCTGACCATGAACAAGGACGTTTTTATCACCTGTGCGGTCACAGGATCGGGCGGCACGCAGGGGCGCAGCCCGCATGTGCCGCGCTCGCCGCAGCAGATTGCCGACAGTGCTATTGCCGCCGCAAAGGCCGGCGCCGCCGTTGTGCATTGCCATGTGCGTGATCCCGACAGCGGTGCGCCCAGCCGGGATCTGGCGTATTACCGGGAGGTCACGGACCGCATCCGTGACGCTGACGTGGATATTGTGCTGAACCTGACCGCCGGCATGGGCGGTGACATGGTTTTCGGCAATACTGAAAGCCCGTTGCCCCTGCAGGAGGCCGGCACGGATATGATCGGTGCCTCGGAACGGGTGGCCCATATTACCGCCTGTCTTCCTGAAATCTGTACGCTTGACTGTGGCACGATGAACTTTGCCGAATCTGATTACGTAATGACGAACACACCCGGCATGCTCACAGCGATGGGCAGTATGATGACAAAGCTTGGTGTGAAACCCGAGATCGAGGCCTTTGACACCGGGCACTTGTGGTATGCGAAACAGCTGGTTGCCGATGGTGTGCTGGAAAGCCCGGCACTGGTGCAGCTGTGCATGGGCGTGCCCTGGGGCGCGCCGGATGATCTCAATACCTTTATGGCGATGGTCAACAATGTGCCGGATGACTGGGTGTTCTCCGCCTTCGGGCTGGGGCGGCACCAGATGGCTTATGTTGCCGCCGCAGTGCTCGCGGGCGGCAATGTGCGCGTCGGGCTGGAGGATAATCTCTGGCTGGAAAAGGGAGTGCTGGCGGAAAACTGGCAACTGGTGGAACGCGCGGGCACCATCATCGAAAACATGGGCGCGCGGGTAATCGGGGCCGCAGCAGTACGCGAGAAACTCGGGCTGACCAAACGGGCACCCGCAGCGTGA
- a CDS encoding GlxA family transcriptional regulator, translated as MLVLDGSNTLSLAAAVDPMRAANRQAGHTLFDWDFVTPGAVDVRLTSGLRVPANPLHRTAPVDLLLVVAGFDLEAQATPALCAGIRRLAARAGTVAGIDGGPWIMARAGILRRHRATTHWEDLETFAQTFPETETVNARFVESGDRLTSGGAAPAIDMMLRLIGRRHGTALAEKIAGSFIYDIGALPPGPQHRRGGVHDMSGVAARAQALMEAHLEDPLTLQEIARRLGMSLRALQLHFRKGPGVSPRAHYLALRLAEAERLVCRTRRPLHDVALATGFNSQSSFARAYTARFGLSARRHRACSGVA; from the coding sequence GTGCTCGTTCTCGACGGGTCCAATACGCTGTCGCTGGCAGCGGCGGTGGACCCCATGCGCGCAGCGAACCGTCAGGCCGGACACACGCTCTTTGACTGGGATTTCGTAACACCGGGGGCTGTGGATGTGCGGCTGACCAGCGGTCTGCGCGTGCCGGCCAACCCGTTGCACCGCACGGCACCTGTCGATCTTCTGCTGGTGGTTGCGGGGTTTGATCTGGAGGCGCAGGCGACGCCCGCGCTCTGTGCGGGTATCAGGCGGCTCGCGGCGCGTGCCGGGACGGTGGCGGGCATCGACGGCGGCCCCTGGATCATGGCCCGGGCCGGTATTCTCAGACGCCACCGGGCCACAACACACTGGGAAGATCTGGAAACCTTTGCACAGACCTTTCCGGAGACCGAGACCGTCAATGCGCGTTTTGTTGAAAGCGGTGACCGGCTGACCAGCGGCGGTGCGGCGCCGGCGATCGATATGATGCTGCGTCTGATCGGGCGCCGGCATGGGACGGCTCTCGCAGAAAAGATTGCGGGCAGCTTTATCTATGACATCGGGGCCCTGCCCCCGGGACCGCAGCATCGCCGCGGCGGTGTCCACGATATGAGCGGGGTCGCAGCCCGCGCGCAGGCTCTGATGGAGGCGCACCTGGAAGATCCGCTGACGCTGCAGGAGATCGCACGGCGGCTGGGCATGAGCCTGCGGGCGCTTCAGCTGCATTTCCGCAAAGGTCCGGGCGTCAGCCCGCGGGCGCATTATCTTGCACTTCGGCTCGCGGAGGCGGAACGGCTGGTTTGTCGGACACGGCGGCCTTTGCATGATGTGGCGCTGGCGACCGGATTTAACTCGCAATCGTCCTTTGCGCGCGCCTATACCGCACGTTTCGGGCTGAGCGCGCGCCGGCACCGGGCGTGCAGCGGCGTGGCTTAG
- a CDS encoding aldo/keto reductase translates to MKMKPLGRTGIEVSELCLGSMTWGTQNTAEEAHDQIDRSLEAGINFIDTAEMYPVNPISAETIGRTERIIGLWIERDARREDVVLATKHSGEGMSHARDGAPISAATIPEAIEGSLRRLKTDYIDLYQFHWPNRGSYMFRKNWTYDPSPQLLLDTAAHMEEALQALEKEVKRGTIRAFGLSNESAWGTTRWLDTATRKGGPRVASVQNEYSMLCRLYDTDMAEMSVQEDVGLLSFSPLAAGLLTGKYQNGAMPDGSRMTLNSDLGGRKTERAFAAVDAYLAIAQKHGLDPTQMALAWCNTRPFMTSVIFGSTTMDQLEVCLGAADLDLSNEVITEIDAAHRAHPMPY, encoded by the coding sequence ATGAAGATGAAGCCGCTCGGACGCACGGGTATCGAAGTCTCTGAACTCTGTCTGGGGTCCATGACATGGGGCACTCAGAACACCGCCGAAGAGGCGCATGATCAGATCGACCGGTCGCTCGAGGCGGGCATCAACTTCATCGACACTGCCGAGATGTATCCGGTCAATCCGATCAGCGCCGAGACGATCGGCCGGACCGAACGCATCATCGGCCTGTGGATTGAACGGGACGCGCGCCGTGAGGACGTTGTGCTGGCGACCAAGCATTCGGGTGAGGGCATGTCTCATGCGCGGGACGGTGCCCCCATCAGTGCGGCCACGATCCCCGAGGCAATCGAGGGGTCGCTGCGCCGTCTCAAAACCGATTACATCGATCTCTATCAGTTTCACTGGCCCAACCGCGGCAGCTATATGTTCCGCAAAAACTGGACCTATGATCCGTCGCCGCAGCTGTTGCTCGACACAGCAGCGCATATGGAAGAGGCACTTCAGGCGCTTGAAAAGGAAGTGAAACGCGGCACGATCCGTGCCTTCGGGCTGAGCAATGAAAGCGCCTGGGGCACGACCCGCTGGCTTGATACCGCAACCCGCAAAGGCGGGCCGCGCGTGGCCTCGGTCCAGAACGAATATTCGATGCTCTGCCGGCTTTACGACACCGACATGGCCGAGATGAGCGTGCAGGAAGACGTCGGTCTTTTGTCATTCTCGCCGCTTGCCGCGGGTCTGCTCACCGGCAAGTACCAGAACGGCGCAATGCCTGACGGCTCAAGGATGACGCTCAACAGTGATCTGGGCGGGCGTAAAACCGAACGGGCTTTTGCGGCGGTGGATGCCTATCTGGCCATCGCGCAGAAACACGGCCTTGATCCCACGCAGATGGCGCTGGCCTGGTGCAACACGCGCCCGTTCATGACCTCGGTAATCTTCGGCTCAACCACGATGGACCAGCTCGAAGTCTGCCTCGGTGCAGCGGATCTTGACCTGAGCAATGAGGTGATTACCGAGATCGATGCGGCGCACCGGGCCCACCCGATGCCTTACTAA
- a CDS encoding ImuA family protein: MSRHHPLLTRSPTRPTPGIAMLPGAPELELACARVHEACGTARRTLAMWIAAQTSGPVLWVAPPYSRDALNGEGVRDWIDPARLIFVAPRRTEDLLWTMEEILRAGAVALAVGDLPGLPGLTQVRRMHLAAETGAKEGAYAPLGLLLTPGTGGAAGVETRWQLAPAHSAGQENWRLERLRARTAPQRGWDIARVAALPLPQIKTA; this comes from the coding sequence ATGTCCCGACACCATCCTCTTCTGACCCGCAGCCCGACCCGGCCGACACCCGGCATCGCCATGCTGCCAGGTGCGCCGGAGCTGGAACTGGCCTGTGCGCGCGTGCATGAGGCCTGTGGCACTGCACGCCGGACCCTTGCGATGTGGATCGCGGCACAAACGAGCGGGCCGGTGCTCTGGGTGGCCCCGCCCTACAGCCGTGATGCGCTCAACGGTGAGGGTGTACGCGACTGGATCGATCCGGCACGTCTGATTTTCGTGGCCCCCCGCCGCACTGAAGACCTGCTCTGGACGATGGAAGAAATTCTGCGCGCGGGCGCTGTGGCGCTGGCGGTAGGCGATCTGCCCGGGCTGCCCGGGCTCACGCAGGTGCGCAGGATGCATCTTGCGGCAGAAACCGGTGCAAAAGAGGGTGCATATGCGCCGCTGGGCCTCCTGCTGACGCCTGGCACAGGCGGTGCGGCAGGGGTTGAAACCCGCTGGCAGCTTGCGCCTGCGCACAGCGCTGGTCAGGAAAACTGGCGGCTGGAACGGTTGCGGGCGCGCACGGCACCGCAACGCGGATGGGACATCGCGCGCGTGGCCGCCCTGCCGCTTCCGCAGATCAAAACGGCGTGA
- a CDS encoding YceI family protein, with protein MTLTQTRRALIAGGLALWACPAAAAPRAYDLLPGRSRILFRFDVSGTAQTGQVPVSQADIRVDTTDLAASSASVTADISRARAGFAPVTQALLSPSVLDATSHPLTRFVSTRIRLGARGRISEGATITGNLTLRGVTRPLTLDAVLSRPAGSAPDDLSFLYVDLTGSLNRRDFGAVGYPDLVADTVALDIHAEIRARG; from the coding sequence ATGACCCTTACACAAACACGACGCGCACTGATCGCAGGCGGACTTGCCCTGTGGGCCTGCCCTGCTGCGGCGGCCCCGCGCGCCTATGATCTGCTGCCCGGCCGGTCGCGCATTCTTTTCAGGTTTGACGTCAGCGGCACCGCACAGACCGGCCAGGTGCCTGTTTCCCAGGCCGATATCCGCGTCGATACCACTGACCTCGCAGCCTCTTCGGCGAGCGTCACAGCAGATATCAGCAGAGCGCGCGCAGGTTTTGCGCCCGTCACCCAGGCCCTGCTCAGCCCTTCGGTGCTCGATGCAACCTCTCACCCTCTGACGCGGTTTGTCTCGACCCGGATCCGCCTCGGCGCCCGGGGGCGTATCTCGGAGGGCGCCACAATCACCGGCAATCTCACCCTACGCGGGGTCACCCGGCCGCTGACCCTTGATGCGGTTCTCAGCCGTCCGGCCGGCAGCGCACCGGATGATCTGTCGTTTCTATATGTCGATCTGACAGGCAGCCTGAACCGGCGCGATTTCGGCGCTGTCGGCTATCCGGATCTGGTTGCAGACACTGTGGCCCTCGATATTCATGCGGAAATCCGCGCCCGGGGCTGA
- a CDS encoding MFS transporter, which produces MRLLISFAALFLSVILLQLSSGGVGPLDALSGIALDFTRQEIGILGSAHFLGFFIGCWWAPRLMGTVGHSRAFAAFTAAGSIGLMSHMMVVDPWAWALMRVGSGLCVAGCYTVIEAWLQAKVNNETRGRTMGVYRVVDMTGSLAAQMIISVLAPASYVSYNLLAILCCAALLPLTLTTVKQPETPASPRLRPALAHQRSPLAAAAVVVAALSSASFRMVGPLYGQEVGLSTDQIAWFLSAFVLGGAIAQYPVGWLADKFDRRAVLIWLSVAAIASSAITVFTSGSGTTGILLTAGLFGLTTFPIYSVAAAHAHDFASDDERVELSAALMFYFALGAIAAPYMASLLIDNFGPRALFVMIAAGHFLLVIFGLTRMRARPVPEDRTRYAYAPRTSFIIGRLNRRSRVSDDKSEKGGSG; this is translated from the coding sequence ATGCGCCTGCTGATTTCCTTTGCTGCTCTCTTTCTGTCGGTCATTCTCCTGCAGCTTTCTTCGGGCGGCGTCGGCCCGCTCGACGCGCTTTCAGGCATAGCACTCGACTTCACCCGCCAGGAAATCGGTATCCTCGGCTCTGCGCATTTTCTGGGCTTTTTCATCGGATGCTGGTGGGCGCCACGGCTGATGGGCACCGTCGGGCATTCGCGCGCCTTTGCCGCTTTCACGGCCGCCGGGTCCATCGGGCTGATGAGCCACATGATGGTGGTCGATCCCTGGGCCTGGGCGCTGATGCGGGTCGGGTCGGGTTTGTGTGTGGCGGGATGCTACACGGTGATCGAAGCCTGGCTGCAGGCCAAAGTGAACAATGAGACACGCGGGCGTACCATGGGTGTTTACCGGGTCGTCGATATGACCGGTTCTCTGGCCGCTCAGATGATCATCAGCGTTCTGGCACCGGCCTCTTATGTCTCTTACAATCTGCTTGCGATCCTGTGTTGCGCGGCTTTGCTGCCGCTGACCCTGACCACTGTCAAGCAGCCGGAAACGCCTGCCTCGCCGCGCCTGCGACCCGCACTGGCACATCAGCGCTCGCCGCTCGCTGCGGCGGCGGTTGTGGTGGCTGCCCTGTCCAGCGCGTCCTTCCGGATGGTCGGCCCGCTTTACGGTCAGGAGGTCGGGCTCAGCACGGACCAGATCGCATGGTTTTTGTCGGCATTTGTTCTGGGCGGAGCCATCGCTCAGTACCCGGTCGGCTGGCTCGCAGATAAATTCGACCGGCGTGCGGTGCTGATCTGGTTGTCAGTTGCAGCCATCGCGAGCTCTGCCATCACTGTTTTTACGAGCGGGTCGGGCACAACAGGCATCCTTCTGACCGCAGGTCTTTTCGGGCTCACGACATTTCCGATTTACTCGGTGGCTGCCGCACATGCACATGACTTTGCCAGCGACGATGAGCGGGTCGAGCTTTCAGCGGCGCTGATGTTTTACTTCGCGCTCGGTGCGATTGCCGCGCCCTATATGGCCTCATTGCTGATCGACAATTTCGGACCCAGGGCGCTTTTCGTTATGATTGCGGCGGGGCATTTTCTGCTGGTTATCTTTGGCCTGACACGCATGCGCGCGCGCCCGGTGCCGGAAGACAGAACCCGATATGCCTATGCGCCGCGCACCTCGTTTATCATCGGACGGCTGAACCGGCGCAGCCGTGTGAGCGATGACAAAAGTGAGAAAGGCGGCTCCGGCTGA